In Marinicauda algicola, one DNA window encodes the following:
- a CDS encoding chromosome segregation SMC family protein — MKFTQLRLVGFKSFVDPAELRIDPGLTGIIGPNGCGKSNLLEALRWVMGATSAKSLRGGGMEDVIFAGTDNRPARDKAEVTLLVDNSDKTAPARFNDADTLEVVRRIVRGKGSDYRINGEEVRAKDVQLLFADLGTGANSPALVRQGQINELIAAKPENRRRVLEEAAGVAGLRARRREAQLRLNAAEANLDRLQEVVDDLENRYQSLQRQARQASRYRKLSAEIREFEALLWLRRFAEAGEAVSRAEAELKDIEQVAEQAIRLAASATANAEKAQASVAPLREAEAEASAAERRLEREKDALERELDQLEATIARLETRLKDLAANRTREGELAQEARAALERIASSLERLRGETAGDREALAAAETALEEAETARREAERELDRLSTAAAEARARRDSARRDVAGAKARVEKLDRDAQAARERYEAFAGSGGPSLDELEAAASAAAEADHGAREALAGQEETLDAARAAAGEAREAARSAEGERLALEREAHSLKRMLDTGEAGDRALDSVRADAGFETALAAALGEDLEAGLEAGAPRRWSEGGTRAGALPKGATPLNAVVDAPDALAARLAAIGVVDADDLDRLAGELKPGQRLVTRDGALRRWDGFAAEAGAPSPAAARLEHLNRLAEIESELAAAEAASAAARAKADEAREALEAEEAGFRMRREALQEAERLHREAEKTLSQGREAAARDEARRQALKESAAALVRDLDAARDELQAAEARLSELDTGEDHTQALDAARAQTEHARSAAAEARAALENVRRESQARRHRIASLEREDADWRKRAEAASARIAAIDAERRSAEAELEAARGRPEEIEARRRALLDTLAEAESAARLARDRVAEAETAQREADSALRAAEREASSAREARAAAAATLSAAKERRAETGERLQDATGETPEALTVRVAASEYGALSITEIERRLDEARLARERLGAVNLRADEESEDLQSERDRLTRERDELVEAVSRLRKAVDTLSREGRARLLEAFEVVDGHFRHLFSTLFGGGRAELHLTESEDPLEAGLEIMACPPGKKLENMSLMSGGEQALTAAALIFAVFLSNPAPVCVLDEVDAPLDDANVDRFCKMLDAMRKQTETRFLVITHNPVTMARVDRLFGVTMGERGVSQLVSVNLTAAEQMLAAE, encoded by the coding sequence TTGAAGTTCACCCAGCTGCGTCTGGTCGGCTTCAAGTCATTCGTCGATCCGGCGGAACTGCGCATCGATCCGGGTCTGACCGGCATCATCGGTCCGAATGGCTGCGGGAAGTCGAATCTTCTGGAAGCCCTGCGCTGGGTGATGGGTGCCACCTCGGCCAAATCCCTGCGCGGCGGCGGCATGGAAGACGTGATCTTCGCGGGCACCGACAACCGGCCGGCCCGCGACAAGGCCGAGGTCACCCTCCTCGTCGACAACAGCGACAAGACCGCCCCGGCCCGCTTCAACGACGCCGACACGCTCGAGGTCGTGCGCCGCATCGTGCGCGGCAAGGGCTCGGACTACCGCATCAATGGCGAGGAGGTGCGCGCCAAGGACGTCCAGCTCCTGTTCGCCGATCTGGGCACCGGCGCGAACTCGCCCGCCCTCGTGCGCCAAGGCCAGATCAACGAGCTGATCGCGGCCAAGCCGGAGAACCGGCGCCGGGTGCTGGAGGAGGCCGCCGGCGTGGCGGGCCTGCGCGCGCGCCGGCGCGAGGCGCAGCTGCGGCTGAACGCCGCCGAGGCCAATCTCGACCGGCTGCAGGAAGTCGTCGACGATCTCGAGAACCGCTACCAGTCGCTGCAGCGTCAGGCCCGCCAGGCCTCGCGCTATCGCAAGCTGTCGGCTGAGATCCGCGAGTTCGAGGCGCTCCTGTGGCTGCGCCGCTTCGCCGAGGCGGGCGAGGCCGTGTCGCGCGCCGAGGCCGAGCTGAAGGACATCGAACAGGTCGCCGAACAGGCCATCCGCCTCGCCGCGAGCGCGACGGCCAATGCCGAGAAGGCGCAGGCGAGCGTCGCCCCCCTGCGCGAGGCCGAGGCCGAGGCGAGCGCGGCCGAGCGCCGGCTGGAGCGCGAGAAGGACGCCCTGGAACGCGAGCTCGACCAGCTCGAGGCGACGATCGCGCGCCTCGAGACCCGTCTGAAGGACCTCGCCGCCAACCGTACGCGGGAGGGCGAGCTTGCCCAGGAGGCGCGCGCGGCGCTGGAGCGCATCGCGTCGTCGCTGGAGCGGCTGCGCGGGGAGACCGCCGGCGACCGGGAAGCCCTCGCGGCCGCCGAGACGGCGCTGGAGGAGGCCGAGACCGCCCGCCGCGAGGCCGAGCGCGAACTCGACCGGCTGTCGACCGCCGCCGCCGAGGCGCGGGCGCGCCGCGACAGCGCCCGTCGCGACGTGGCCGGCGCAAAGGCGCGCGTGGAAAAGCTCGACCGCGACGCGCAAGCCGCGCGCGAGCGCTACGAGGCCTTCGCCGGCTCGGGCGGCCCCTCGCTCGACGAACTCGAAGCCGCGGCGAGCGCGGCCGCAGAAGCCGACCATGGCGCCCGCGAGGCGCTCGCGGGACAGGAAGAGACGCTGGACGCGGCCCGCGCCGCGGCCGGCGAGGCCCGCGAGGCGGCCCGCAGCGCCGAGGGCGAGCGCCTGGCGCTGGAGCGGGAGGCGCACAGCCTGAAGCGCATGCTCGATACCGGCGAGGCGGGCGACCGGGCGCTCGACAGCGTGCGCGCCGATGCCGGGTTCGAGACCGCCCTCGCCGCCGCGCTGGGCGAGGACCTCGAAGCCGGGCTGGAAGCCGGCGCGCCGCGGCGCTGGAGCGAAGGGGGTACCCGCGCGGGCGCGCTGCCGAAGGGCGCGACGCCGCTCAATGCCGTCGTCGACGCGCCGGACGCTCTTGCCGCGCGGCTCGCCGCCATCGGGGTCGTGGATGCCGACGATCTCGATCGTCTGGCAGGCGAACTCAAGCCCGGGCAGCGCCTCGTCACCCGCGACGGGGCCCTGAGGCGCTGGGACGGCTTCGCCGCCGAGGCCGGCGCCCCCTCCCCGGCCGCGGCACGCCTGGAGCATCTCAACCGGCTCGCCGAAATCGAATCCGAACTCGCGGCAGCCGAGGCCGCCTCGGCGGCGGCACGCGCCAAGGCCGACGAGGCACGCGAGGCGCTGGAGGCCGAGGAAGCCGGTTTCCGCATGCGCCGCGAGGCGCTGCAGGAGGCCGAGCGTCTCCATCGCGAGGCCGAGAAGACGCTGTCCCAGGGACGCGAGGCGGCCGCGCGCGACGAGGCGCGGCGCCAGGCGCTGAAGGAAAGCGCCGCCGCACTGGTGCGCGATCTCGATGCGGCCCGCGACGAGCTTCAGGCTGCCGAGGCGCGCCTGTCTGAACTCGATACCGGCGAGGATCATACCCAGGCCCTGGACGCGGCCCGCGCGCAGACCGAGCACGCCCGGTCGGCAGCGGCCGAGGCCCGCGCGGCGCTGGAGAACGTGCGGCGGGAGAGCCAGGCCCGGCGCCACCGGATCGCCTCGCTCGAACGCGAGGACGCCGACTGGCGCAAGCGCGCGGAGGCCGCGAGCGCGCGCATCGCCGCGATCGATGCCGAGCGCCGGAGCGCGGAGGCCGAACTCGAGGCCGCCCGTGGCCGGCCCGAGGAGATCGAGGCGCGCCGGCGCGCTCTGCTCGATACCCTCGCCGAGGCCGAATCGGCCGCCCGGCTCGCGCGCGACCGCGTCGCCGAGGCCGAGACCGCCCAGCGCGAGGCGGACAGCGCGCTAAGGGCCGCCGAGCGCGAGGCGTCGAGTGCGCGCGAGGCCCGCGCCGCGGCCGCCGCCACCCTGTCGGCGGCCAAGGAACGGCGCGCCGAGACCGGCGAGCGCCTGCAGGATGCGACCGGGGAGACGCCCGAAGCCCTCACCGTGCGCGTCGCGGCGAGCGAATACGGCGCCCTGTCCATCACGGAGATCGAGCGCCGGCTCGACGAGGCGCGGCTGGCGCGCGAACGGCTCGGCGCGGTCAATCTGCGCGCCGACGAGGAATCCGAGGACCTGCAGAGCGAGCGCGACCGCCTGACGCGAGAGCGCGACGAGCTCGTCGAGGCGGTCTCGCGCCTGAGGAAGGCCGTCGACACGCTGTCGCGCGAGGGCCGCGCACGCCTGCTGGAGGCCTTCGAGGTGGTCGACGGGCATTTCCGCCATCTCTTCTCCACCCTGTTCGGGGGCGGGCGCGCAGAGCTTCATCTCACCGAAAGCGAGGATCCGCTTGAGGCCGGGCTGGAGATCATGGCCTGCCCGCCCGGCAAGAAGCTGGAGAACATGTCGCTCATGTCCGGCGGCGAGCAGGCGCTGACCGCAGCCGCGCTGATCTTCGCGGTCTTCCTGTCCAACCCGGCGCCGGTCTGCGTGCTCGACGAGGTCGACGCCCCGCTCGACGACGCCAATGTCGACCGCTTCTGCAAGATGCTCGACGCCATGCGGAAGCAGACCGAGACCCGCTTCCTGGTCATCACCCACAACCCCGTCACCATGGCCCGCGTCGACCGGCTGTTCGGCGTCACGATGGGCGAGCGCGGCGTGTCCCAGCTCGTCTCGGTGAACCTGACCGCTGCCGAACAGATGCTGGCCGCCGAGTGA
- a CDS encoding AtpZ/AtpI family protein, translated as MSRREETLHNAPNDPGDFEKRLQAKLDARRKEEQARSRPSGWAVGLRYGSEFFAGVVVGIGIGMAADWFFATEPWGMLIGGLLGFAAGTLNVVRAAQEVNAAGDDSAESRQDPRT; from the coding sequence ATGTCCCGCCGAGAAGAAACGCTGCACAACGCTCCAAACGATCCGGGTGATTTCGAGAAACGCCTTCAGGCCAAGCTCGATGCGCGCCGGAAAGAGGAGCAGGCCCGATCCCGGCCGTCAGGTTGGGCCGTCGGGCTGCGCTACGGTTCGGAATTCTTCGCGGGCGTCGTCGTCGGGATCGGTATCGGCATGGCCGCCGACTGGTTCTTCGCCACCGAGCCCTGGGGCATGCTGATCGGTGGATTACTTGGTTTTGCAGCCGGCACGCTCAATGTGGTGCGGGCTGCGCAGGAAGTGAATGCCGCAGGGGACGACAGCGCGGAATCGCGCCAAGACCCGCGGACTTAG
- a CDS encoding F0F1 ATP synthase subunit A, with translation MADATNPIKQFEIHPVFHLEIGGVDLSFTNSSYFMVVAVALTVGGLMMAMSRRALVPGRGQSVAEMLYEFVAGMIRDTAGSEGLKFFPFVFTLFVFILMANLLGMLHYFPAPGLHGFTVTAHIIVTLALSLLVMAIVIGYGIWKNGFRFLKLFVPSGVPLPLYIIVTPIEVISFLSRPVSLSVRLFANMLAGHILLKVFAGFIVMLGAAGAGYAVIGVLPFFMVVALTALEFLVAFLQAYVFAILTCIYLNDALHPGH, from the coding sequence GTGGCGGACGCAACCAACCCGATCAAGCAGTTCGAAATCCATCCGGTCTTCCATCTGGAGATCGGCGGGGTCGACCTGTCTTTCACCAATTCCAGCTATTTCATGGTCGTCGCCGTCGCCCTGACGGTGGGCGGGCTGATGATGGCGATGTCCCGGCGCGCGCTCGTTCCGGGCCGCGGCCAGTCGGTCGCCGAGATGCTCTACGAATTCGTCGCCGGCATGATCCGCGACACGGCGGGCAGCGAGGGGCTGAAATTCTTCCCCTTCGTGTTCACGCTGTTCGTCTTCATCCTGATGGCCAACCTTCTGGGGATGCTGCACTACTTCCCCGCGCCGGGCCTGCACGGCTTCACCGTGACCGCGCACATCATCGTCACCCTCGCCCTGTCGCTTCTGGTGATGGCGATCGTGATCGGCTACGGGATCTGGAAGAACGGCTTCAGGTTCCTCAAGCTCTTCGTGCCCTCCGGCGTGCCGCTGCCGCTCTACATCATCGTGACGCCGATCGAGGTGATTTCCTTCCTCTCGCGTCCGGTCTCGCTCTCGGTGCGTCTGTTCGCCAACATGCTGGCGGGCCACATTCTCCTGAAGGTGTTCGCCGGTTTCATCGTCATGCTCGGCGCCGCAGGCGCGGGCTATGCGGTGATCGGCGTGCTGCCCTTCTTCATGGTCGTGGCGCTCACCGCGCTCGAATTCCTCGTTGCGTTCCTGCAGGCCTATGTCTTCGCGATCCTGACCTGCATCTATCTCAACGATGCGCTCCATCCGGGGCACTAA
- a CDS encoding F0F1 ATP synthase subunit C yields the protein MEAEAAKYIGAGLACLGMLGAAVGVGNIFGSFLQGAMRNPSAAQQQFGNLIFGFAVTEALGIFSLLIALLLLFVV from the coding sequence ATGGAAGCGGAAGCCGCTAAGTACATCGGTGCCGGTCTCGCCTGCCTCGGCATGCTCGGGGCCGCCGTCGGCGTGGGCAACATCTTCGGTTCCTTCCTGCAAGGCGCCATGCGCAACCCGTCGGCCGCGCAACAGCAGTTCGGCAACCTGATCTTCGGGTTCGCCGTGACCGAAGCGCTGGGCATCTTCTCCCTGCTGATCGCCCTGCTTCTGCTCTTCGTCGTCTAG
- a CDS encoding F0F1 ATP synthase subunit B: protein MAPQEHGDYAAADAYAGEATFPPFDPTYFASQLFWLAITFAVLYVLLSRWVLPRIGGAIEERRDRIADDLDAASQMKAQADEAVKSYERSLADARAKAQSVAAEAKADADKKIAAEMKKVETELEAEQDEAEKRIREMHEKALAELDAIAAGAAAAVAARLAGLEVGEDEAAEAVAKVKE, encoded by the coding sequence ATGGCGCCGCAAGAACACGGTGATTACGCCGCCGCCGACGCGTATGCCGGCGAGGCGACCTTCCCGCCGTTCGATCCCACCTATTTCGCCTCGCAGCTCTTCTGGCTCGCGATCACGTTCGCGGTGCTCTACGTGCTCCTGTCGCGATGGGTCCTGCCCCGCATCGGCGGAGCGATCGAGGAACGCCGCGACCGGATCGCCGACGATCTCGATGCGGCCTCCCAGATGAAGGCCCAGGCCGACGAGGCGGTGAAGAGCTACGAGCGGTCGCTCGCCGACGCGCGGGCCAAGGCCCAGTCGGTCGCCGCAGAGGCCAAGGCCGACGCCGACAAGAAGATCGCGGCGGAGATGAAGAAGGTCGAGACCGAGCTCGAAGCCGAGCAGGACGAGGCCGAAAAGCGGATCCGCGAAATGCACGAGAAGGCCCTGGCCGAGCTCGACGCGATCGCGGCCGGTGCCGCAGCGGCCGTCGCCGCACGGCTGGCCGGCCTCGAGGTCGGCGAGGACGAGGCCGCCGAGGCGGTCGCGAAGGTGAAGGAGTAG
- a CDS encoding F0F1 ATP synthase subunit B, with protein sequence MAIFADTTFWAFVGLIVFFAVLAFFGVHRTIGKALDDRAETIRKELDEARRLREEAQEMLASYERRQREAAEEAEEIIRQARQEAEYLRANAKKEISQRIERRRVLAERRIEQAEASAVKEIRQRAADLAVEAAGSLLKDKMTKTQRNALIKGDIEALKGKLN encoded by the coding sequence ATGGCGATCTTCGCCGATACCACCTTCTGGGCCTTTGTCGGCCTCATCGTCTTCTTCGCCGTGCTCGCCTTCTTCGGCGTGCACAGGACGATCGGCAAGGCGCTCGACGACCGCGCGGAGACCATCCGCAAGGAGCTCGACGAGGCCCGCCGCCTGCGCGAGGAAGCCCAGGAAATGCTGGCGAGCTACGAGCGCCGCCAGCGCGAGGCCGCCGAGGAGGCCGAGGAGATCATCCGCCAGGCCCGCCAGGAAGCCGAATACCTGCGCGCCAATGCGAAGAAGGAAATCTCCCAGCGCATCGAGCGCCGCCGGGTCCTCGCCGAACGCCGAATCGAGCAGGCCGAGGCGAGTGCCGTGAAGGAGATCCGCCAGCGCGCCGCCGACCTCGCCGTGGAGGCGGCCGGCTCGCTGCTGAAGGACAAGATGACCAAGACCCAGCGCAACGCCCTGATCAAGGGCGATATCGAGGCGCTGAAAGGCAAGCTGAACTAG
- the gcvPB gene encoding aminomethyl-transferring glycine dehydrogenase subunit GcvPB, which yields MAMNPQGRPSRPIHAVDPGAYEETFSGSKGLDQAEPLIFERGDFDNSGVDLPEPKGLETRTGGLERTARIGLPGLSEPETMRHYVRLSRKNYAIDLGLYPLGSCTMKHNPRLNEKLARLPGFIDIHPLQPQSTVQGAIELVGELARWLMTLTNTPCVAMSPKAGAHGELCGMMAIRAALDARGETRRRRVLVPESAHGTNPATAVQCGFTTDEIPADATGRVDMEAFKAKLGEDVAAIMLTNPNTCGLFERDIREIADLIHEAGGYFYCDGANFNAIVGRVRPGDLGIDAMHINLHKTFSTPHGGGGPGSGPTVFSEALAPFAPVPYVKKDGDTWSLVEHEAEAKADGNDPFGRMVAFHGQMGMFTRALSYMMSHGSDGLRQAAEDAVLNANYILARCREEMTPAFEGTCMHEALFDDRFLKDTGVSTLDFAKAMIDEGYHPMTMYFPLVVHGAMLIEPTETESKAGLDRFCDTLIQLARSAKAGETERFTQAPRFAPARRLDETRAARQPVLTHAAE from the coding sequence ATGGCCATGAATCCCCAGGGCCGTCCCTCCCGCCCGATCCATGCCGTCGATCCCGGCGCCTATGAGGAGACCTTCTCCGGCTCCAAGGGCCTGGACCAGGCCGAACCGCTGATCTTCGAGCGCGGCGATTTCGACAATAGCGGCGTTGACCTGCCCGAGCCGAAGGGCCTGGAGACCCGCACCGGCGGGCTGGAGCGTACGGCCCGCATCGGTCTTCCCGGCCTCTCCGAGCCGGAAACGATGCGCCACTATGTGCGCCTCTCGCGCAAGAACTACGCGATCGATCTCGGGCTCTACCCGCTCGGCTCGTGCACGATGAAGCACAATCCGCGCCTCAACGAGAAGCTGGCGCGCCTGCCCGGCTTCATCGACATCCACCCGCTGCAGCCGCAATCGACCGTGCAGGGCGCGATCGAGCTCGTCGGCGAGCTTGCCCGCTGGCTGATGACGCTGACCAACACGCCGTGCGTGGCGATGAGCCCGAAGGCGGGCGCCCACGGCGAGCTGTGCGGCATGATGGCGATCCGCGCCGCGCTGGATGCGCGCGGGGAGACGCGCCGGCGCCGCGTGCTGGTGCCCGAAAGCGCGCACGGCACGAACCCGGCGACCGCCGTCCAGTGCGGCTTCACGACCGACGAGATTCCGGCCGACGCCACGGGCCGCGTCGACATGGAGGCCTTCAAGGCCAAGCTCGGCGAGGATGTCGCCGCGATCATGCTGACCAATCCGAACACCTGCGGCCTGTTCGAACGCGACATCAGGGAGATCGCCGACCTGATCCACGAGGCGGGCGGCTATTTCTACTGCGACGGGGCGAACTTCAACGCCATCGTCGGGCGGGTGCGCCCGGGCGATCTCGGCATCGACGCGATGCACATCAACCTGCACAAGACCTTCTCCACGCCCCATGGCGGCGGCGGTCCCGGCTCGGGCCCGACGGTCTTCTCCGAGGCGCTCGCCCCGTTCGCGCCCGTGCCTTACGTGAAGAAGGACGGCGATACCTGGAGCCTCGTCGAGCACGAGGCGGAGGCGAAGGCCGACGGCAACGATCCGTTCGGGCGCATGGTCGCCTTCCACGGCCAGATGGGCATGTTCACCCGCGCGCTCTCCTACATGATGAGCCACGGTTCGGACGGGCTGCGCCAGGCCGCCGAGGACGCGGTGCTGAACGCGAACTACATCCTTGCGCGCTGCAGGGAGGAGATGACGCCGGCCTTCGAGGGCACCTGCATGCACGAGGCCCTGTTCGACGACCGCTTCCTGAAGGACACGGGCGTCTCCACGCTCGACTTCGCCAAGGCGATGATCGACGAGGGGTATCATCCCATGACGATGTACTTCCCGCTGGTCGTCCACGGGGCGATGCTGATCGAGCCGACCGAGACCGAGAGCAAGGCCGGGCTCGACCGCTTCTGCGACACGTTGATCCAGCTGGCCCGGTCCGCGAAGGCCGGCGAGACCGAGCGCTTCACGCAGGCGCCGCGTTTCGCTCCGGCCAGGCGTCTCGACGAGACCCGGGCGGCCCGCCAGCCCGTCCTGACACACGCGGCCGAATAG
- the gcvPA gene encoding aminomethyl-transferring glycine dehydrogenase subunit GcvPA: MRYLPLTPDDRKAMLETIGVKSIDDLFTDVPEAARLDGPVDLPRRATELEVERAFARMAKKNLSAGEAPFFVGAGAYKHHVPATVDHLIQRSEFLTAYTPYQPEISQGTLQTLFEFQTQVARLTGMDVANASMYDGSTACAEAVLMAQRITKRRKAVLSGNLHPHYAQATETLAKYMDITVETEGAAPGKADDLVKYIDEDTACIVVQNPDVFGHVRDLAPLAEAAHARGALLIAVVTEIVSLGLLKSPGEMGADIVVGEGQSLGVGLQFGGPYVGLFACRDDRNFIRNMPGRLAGETVDADGRRGFVLTLSTREQHIRRDKATSNICTNSGLMALAFTIHLSLLGEKGLTKLARLNHERAIDLADRLSGIDGVEVVTDAFFNELTVKLSKPAAEVVEKLAAKGILAGVPASRLYPGKFENHLILAATETNTDEDLDALEAALKEVL, translated from the coding sequence ATGCGCTATCTGCCGCTGACCCCCGACGATCGCAAGGCGATGCTGGAGACGATCGGGGTCAAATCGATCGACGATCTGTTCACCGACGTGCCCGAGGCCGCGCGCCTGGACGGCCCCGTGGACCTGCCGCGCAGGGCGACCGAGCTCGAGGTCGAGCGCGCATTCGCGAGGATGGCGAAGAAGAACCTGTCGGCCGGCGAGGCCCCGTTCTTCGTCGGCGCCGGCGCCTACAAGCACCACGTGCCGGCCACCGTCGATCACCTGATCCAGCGCAGCGAATTCCTGACCGCCTACACGCCCTACCAGCCGGAAATCAGCCAGGGCACGCTGCAGACCCTTTTCGAATTCCAGACCCAGGTCGCGCGCCTGACCGGCATGGATGTCGCCAACGCCTCCATGTATGACGGTTCGACAGCCTGCGCCGAGGCCGTGCTGATGGCCCAGCGCATCACCAAGCGCAGGAAGGCGGTCCTCTCCGGCAATCTGCATCCGCACTACGCCCAGGCCACCGAGACGCTCGCCAAGTACATGGACATCACGGTGGAGACCGAGGGCGCGGCCCCGGGCAAGGCCGACGATCTGGTGAAGTATATCGACGAGGACACGGCCTGCATCGTGGTGCAGAACCCGGACGTGTTCGGCCATGTGCGCGACCTCGCCCCGCTCGCCGAGGCCGCCCACGCCAGGGGCGCGCTGCTGATCGCGGTGGTCACCGAGATCGTCTCGCTCGGCCTTCTCAAGTCGCCCGGCGAGATGGGCGCGGACATCGTCGTCGGCGAGGGCCAGTCCCTGGGTGTCGGCCTGCAGTTCGGCGGTCCCTATGTGGGCCTCTTCGCCTGCCGCGACGACCGCAACTTCATCCGCAACATGCCGGGCCGGCTTGCCGGCGAGACGGTCGACGCGGACGGACGGCGCGGCTTCGTGCTGACGCTCTCCACCCGCGAGCAGCACATCCGCCGCGACAAGGCGACTTCGAACATCTGCACCAATTCCGGGCTGATGGCGCTCGCCTTCACGATCCATCTCTCGCTTCTGGGCGAGAAGGGGCTGACCAAGCTCGCCCGCCTCAATCACGAGCGCGCGATCGATCTGGCCGACCGGCTTTCGGGCATCGACGGCGTGGAGGTCGTCACCGACGCCTTCTTCAACGAGCTGACCGTGAAGCTGTCTAAGCCGGCCGCCGAAGTCGTCGAGAAGCTTGCCGCGAAGGGCATTCTTGCCGGCGTGCCGGCGAGCCGCCTCTATCCGGGCAAGTTCGAGAACCACCTGATCCTCGCCGCCACCGAAACCAATACCGATGAAGACCTCGACGCGCTCGAGGCCGCCCTCAAGGAGGTGCTGTAA
- a CDS encoding FMN-binding negative transcriptional regulator, whose amino-acid sequence MYAPGPFRVEDQREVAGIIARYPFATLVASGPDGPVAARTPMLADLDEQGRVRGLLGHIARANPFWRVADGAEVLALFSGAHAYVSPGAYRTKAETGRAVPTWNYTAAEVRGRLAVTTDRDALYEIVDRLSAAMEAGQVQPWDIRDAPADYIDRLLNGIVGLSMENASAEAVRKLSQNKSKDDVEGVMAALSASRDANARQTAADMAQLPRG is encoded by the coding sequence ATGTACGCCCCGGGTCCGTTCAGGGTCGAGGATCAGCGCGAGGTGGCGGGCATCATCGCCCGTTATCCCTTCGCGACCCTCGTCGCGAGCGGTCCGGATGGCCCGGTCGCCGCCCGTACCCCGATGCTCGCCGATCTCGATGAACAGGGGCGCGTGCGTGGCCTCCTCGGCCACATCGCCCGCGCCAACCCGTTCTGGCGGGTGGCCGACGGGGCCGAGGTGCTGGCGCTGTTCTCCGGCGCGCACGCCTATGTCTCGCCGGGCGCCTACCGGACCAAGGCGGAAACGGGCCGGGCGGTGCCGACCTGGAACTACACCGCCGCCGAGGTCAGGGGACGTCTCGCCGTCACGACGGACCGCGATGCGCTCTACGAGATCGTCGACCGGCTGAGCGCGGCGATGGAGGCCGGCCAGGTGCAGCCCTGGGATATCCGGGACGCGCCGGCGGACTATATCGATCGGCTTCTGAACGGGATCGTGGGGCTCAGTATGGAGAACGCGAGCGCCGAGGCGGTGCGAAAGCTGAGCCAGAACAAGAGCAAGGACGATGTCGAGGGCGTCATGGCGGCGCTTTCGGCTTCGCGAGACGCAAACGCGCGGCAGACCGCCGCGGACATGGCACAATTGCCGAGAGGGTAG
- the gcvH gene encoding glycine cleavage system protein GcvH, with product MSQTRYTKDHEWIRVEGQDGTVGITPYAADQLGDVVFVELPEVGKSFKQGDEIAVVESVKAASEIYAPVSGEVVAVNEALEDEPAKVNESPEGEGWFFKIRIKDSSEIEGLMDADAYQNHIE from the coding sequence ATGAGCCAGACCCGCTATACCAAGGACCATGAATGGATCCGCGTCGAGGGCCAGGACGGCACGGTAGGGATCACCCCCTACGCCGCCGACCAGCTCGGCGACGTCGTGTTCGTCGAGCTGCCCGAAGTCGGCAAGAGCTTCAAGCAGGGCGACGAGATCGCCGTGGTGGAATCGGTCAAGGCCGCGAGCGAGATCTACGCGCCGGTCTCCGGCGAGGTCGTCGCGGTGAACGAGGCGCTCGAGGACGAGCCCGCCAAGGTCAATGAAAGCCCGGAAGGCGAGGGCTGGTTCTTCAAGATCAGGATCAAGGACAGCTCCGAGATCGAGGGCCTGATGGACGCCGACGCCTACCAGAACCACATCGAGTAG